The region CAGGATCGGATAAAAGTGTTTGAAAATATCAAATCGCACATATCCACGTTAAAATCGCACATATATGTTTCATAACGGCACATATCCGGTGTGAAACCGCACATATATGCTTCAAAATCGCACATAAATTTGGAATTGGACTTCTTCCAGTCGGTGCAGGACTTATACAATAAAATAAACAATAACTGACAGACATACCGATGTGATCAGCATTGCCACTAATGGTTTCAATGCTTTTGTCCGTAAGTCGCGAAAACTCACATTGAGGCCAAGGCCTACCATTGCAGCAGTGAGCAGCCAATTCGTGATACCAAAGACAATATTCATGACGCCATCTGATACCGGGATCGATTGGCCGAGTACATAGCTGCCCAAAATACTTAAGATGATAAAGCCAACCAAAAACCAGGGAAACTCAATTTTCGTATCAGGCTGTTCTGTGGACTTATTTTTTCGTTTCATGAAATAAATTAAAATAAAACATAATGGAACGAGCAAAAATACCCGGCCGAGTTTTGCCAGCAACGCAATTGCCAATGCGTTTTCTCCCCCCGGTGCGGCAGCAAGGGCAACGTGCGCCACCTCGTGCAGACTGGATCCGGCCCATGTGCCGTATTCAATTGGTGTCATTGGCAGAATGGGCCGAATAATGGTATAACCGATTGCGAAAACCGTTCCCATCAGGGCTATGATACCAACCCCAATTGCCGTGTCCTCATCCTTTGCTTTAATAATTGGTGCTACCGCTGCGATTGCTGCTGCACCACAAACGCCAGTGCCGACCCCAAGCAGCATCGAAATCGTTTCGTTCGCTTTAAAAACTTTTGCCAGCCAGACAGTAAGCAGAATCGCAAACAGAATGACACCTGCATCACGAAGCAGTAATCCGAGTCCGTCGTTCAAAACAACGTCAATGTTTAGTTTTAGACCGTATAAAATAATGGCAGCCCTCAAGAGACGTTTTGATGAAAAACCAATCCCTGCCCGAATCGTTTCCGGATACCCGAAAAACTGTCTGTAAATAATTGCAAGAATAATCGCACAGGCAAGCTGCCCGACACGGTCGAATCCCGGTACCATTGCGAGCAAATAACCCAACAATGCAATGAAAAATGTAAATGCGACACCAGCAAGCCATTTTCCGCCGGGTAGTGAAATTCCTTTGATGTTCGGCATAATAAAACCTCCTGTATCAAGGATATGAGAATGCCTTGTATAAGTGAAATAAATCATTATAATAGTAATCATAAGTAATCGGTTATTCATAAAAGTGAAGGGAGTTGATTTCATGGATCAGCATTTAAGTGTGTTTATTGCGGTTGCGGAAAAAAAGAACTTTTCCAGAGCTGCGGAGGAATTACACATGACTCAGCCGGCGGTCAGCCAGTATATCCGCATGTTTGAGGAAACCATCGGCACCAGACTTTTGGAACGATCCAATAAATATGTCCGGCTGAATAAAGCAGGGGAAATCGTGTATCATCATGCGAAAGAGATTCTCGGACTTTATACGAATATGCAAACACTCGTTGATGACTTGACGAATAAAGCGAACGGTCCGCTTTCAATAGGAGCCAGCTACACATTTGGTGAGTATTTACTTCCACAGATCATTGCCGGACTTTGTGAAATGTATCCGGATATTAAGCCGGAAGTGACAATCGGTAATACATCCCTTATTGCTGAACAGGTGTCGTCTCATCAACTTGACATTGGTATCGTAGAAGGGCATTTTAAGGAACAGCAACTCAGGAAAGAGGTTTTTCTGGCAGATCAGATGTATGCAGTTGCCTCATCAAGCCACCCGTTTAGTCAAAAAAATGTTGTTGTAAAACCAAAAATGCTGGAAGAAGAAATATGGATTGTGCGGGAAAGTGGATCCGGAACAAGGGAAGCAACAGAGGTTATGTTTCAGGACATTGGTATTTCCCCGGCTAAAAAAATGAATTTCAGCAGTACGCAGCCGATTAAAGGTGCAGTAGAGGCCGGCCTTGGCATTACCCTGCTGTCGCAATGGGCTATCCAAAAAGAGGTGCGAAATGGCGATTTGACTATTTTAAACGTTGATGGACTTCCGTTTAACAGACAATTTGCATTTATAACCAAATCACCGTTTCAGACTAAAGCACTGGAAGTTTTTATTGATATCCTGCGAAATGGTATCATGACATCAACTATAAACGAGGAGTGAACATGTATGAAAAAGATTGTTCCGCATTTGCGAATCAAAAACTGCAAGGAGGAGATTGCATTTTATCAGCAGGTATTCGGTGGTGAAATTAAAAACACCCAGCTAGCAGATGGTATTGAAATGTTTAAAGGACATGAAGGAAAATACATACATGCTGAACTGCACATGAATAAGAACTGCATCGTGTACATGGCGGATGTATTTGGTGAAGAAACAGTTCAGGGAACGGATATGCTGCTTGGACCAGACTTGGATACAGAGGAAGAGATTATGAATATCTATAATAAGCTTGCCGAGGAAGGCGAAGTGAAAATGGAACTGCAGGACACGTTCTGGGGTGCCAAACATGCTATTGTTAAAGACAGGAACGGTATCAGTTGGGAACTGAATTATACAAAACCATCAAGCTAATGACAATATCTTGGAGATAATGAGCCACTGCTTTCTCTGCAGTGGCTCTTTTTTTGCCTTTTGAAAAACCGAAAATAATGCTACCCCGATACCCGTCTCATTGATCGGTGAGATTTTTAAATATAAATCCCCCCCTGAAATCTTCCTGCAGACTGGCGGCAATTATTGCTGCTTTAATATTCCACAACACCTTTAGAATAAACTTTGTATTCTAATGAGTAAGGACAACCAATTGTTGAGACAATAGTAATACCTTATTAATGTATCAGTGAAAAGGCGGGAAAAATTTATGAAAGAATTATTCAAGCTGTTGAAAAAAGGCAGTAAATCAGCACTATGGGCCAGTATCATAAATACAGTTGTTGCTATAATCAAAGGGATTGCTTATTTTATCACAGGAAATGTGGCAATGTTTGCGGAATTTATGCACAGTATTGGAGATGCGGCAAACCAATTATTTGTATTCACTGGCTCAGCTCTAAGTCAAAAGGCTCCAACCGACCGTTTTCCGGAGGGGTTTTCCCGATTGGTAAATTTAGTATGCCTTGGAGCTGTAATTGTCGTTGGTATTCTGGCGTATGAGACGATTAAAAAAGGAGTTCACCATATCATTGATCCCCCGGACGCCGGTTCCTGGTTATGGTTGAACATTTCTGTCCTCGGAATTGCAGTAGTGTTGGAATCGTTTGTTTGGTATAAAGCAATGAAGGAAATAGTAGAGGATTTGGAAGGTGATGATATAAAGGGGTTTAAAATTGTGAGCGAAAGTTTTAAAAATATAGGTAATGCCAAACCAGCAACCAAACTTGTGTTTTTAGAGGATGCAGTGGCCACAAGTGGTGCTTTAATTGCTATTGCCGGTATCCTTATTGGAACCTACACACCTTTCCACTCAGCTGAAGGTTATGCCTCCGTTATTATAGGAATTATGTTGTTTTATGTGGTTGGACGGATCTTTCTTGATAATGCTGCCGGAATTTTAGGTGTTTCGGATGAGGATATGGAAAGTAAAATTGGAGAGTACGTTTTTGAATCAGACCATGTAAAGGATATACGGGATCTGAAGGTTATTCGACAGGGCCAGGAAATGTATGTTGAATTGAAGATTGAACTGGATCCGGAGATGACAATAACAGAGGCTGATAAAATCCGTGATCGTATCGAGAAAAAGATTTTGAACGAAAAAGGTGTATCAGATGTCATAATTGAATTTGATAAAGATGACCAGGAACAGAACTGGGATAATTCGGGTGAAGAGACGTAACAAGATAAAGTTGACTAATCTTATTATCTCAAGTGGTGAACCTTCATTCCGCGGGAAAAGAATCTCCTGTTGAATGAAGGCTCATTTTTTTATCCCCTTCCTATCTGAAAATTTGTGTTATTATGGATACAGTTAATAATTGGGGAGTGATGCTACGATGACTAAACTGGGATTTATCCGACATGGGATAACACAATGGAATATTGAAGGAAGAGCACAGGGGAATTCCGATATACCGCTTGCTGAACAGGGCTTGCAGGAAGCAAGGCTTCTTGCCGAAAGACCGGAAATTGCTGGGTGGGATGTCGTGTATTCCAGTGATCTATTACGGGCAAAACAAACAGCAGAGATTATTGTGGCAAAAACTGGAGTTCCGCTGTATTTGGATGCCAGACTGCGTGAACGAAGCGGCGGGCTTATCGAAGGAACTACTGAAGAAGAACGCATGGAAAAATGGGGGCCCCGCTGGCGTGAGCTTGATATGAAATTTGAGTCGAATGAAAGCATTATTTCCCGGGGAATGTCGTTTATTGATGAAATTAATGGAAAACATGACAGCCAAAAGGTACTGATTGTCAGCCATGGTGCATTTATAAAGCGTCTTTTAAATGAACTCATTCCTGGTGGAAATATGGTTGAGTCCTTATATAATACATCTTTTACAACGCTTGTAAAATGTGAGAGTGGCTGGGACTGTGATTTGTATAATTGTACGAAACATTTATCGGTGAAAGCATAATAGATGATGACAGTTTGAAGAGATATACTTTTAATCTGTTCCAGATCCCGGATTTGATCGGTTTGAATTCAGAGATCCTTTTGGCAACAGGGTAGAGATGATACAGGAGATTTAGAGTTCTTACAGGGGGTTAAACAATGTACATAAAAATTGTCAATGAAGTTACCGATATACTACACAACGATTATGCCGGTTGTAACGGTGGGTATTGGTTATGATAGCACCACCAAAACATATTGTTTCAGCGGCAACGATTATTTTAAATGATCATAATGAGTTGTTATTGATTAAAGGACCGCGTCGGGGTTGGGAGATGCCTGGCGGACAAGTGGAAGAAGGGGAATCACTGAAGGAAGCAGCAATCCGCGAAACAAAAGAGGAGTGCGGTGTGGATATTGAGATTATTAAGTTCTGCGGCGTCTATCAAAATGTCACAAAGTCTATTTGTAATACATTATTTTTAGGAAAACCGGTCGACGGAGAACCGATTCCGACTGAGGAGGCATTGGAAGCGGGTTATTTTCCGCTTGAAGAAGCGTTGAAGATGGTTACCTGGAAAAACTTCAGACAGCGGATTGAGCAATGCTTGGATGAAGCATCGCAGCCATTTTTTGTGGAATTTTAATAAGGAGGGGAAAGCGAGATGAAATTATTGGAAGGAACTAAAATTAAACTTGCAAGATTTAAGGAAGAGGATCTGAACAGTCTGGAACAGTGGCATCAGGATGAAGAGTTCATGCATTTAATGGACGCATCTCCAGCTTTTCCGAAAACCGAAGAAGAGCTGAAGGAATGGTATGTAAAAAAACATAAAGAATATAATGATTATTTGTTTTCAGTACGGGTGCTGGAGTCAGGTGATTTAATCGGCTTTGCAGCGCTTGATTCGATTGACTGGGCAAAC is a window of Virgibacillus ihumii DNA encoding:
- a CDS encoding YeiH family protein, which encodes MPNIKGISLPGGKWLAGVAFTFFIALLGYLLAMVPGFDRVGQLACAIILAIIYRQFFGYPETIRAGIGFSSKRLLRAAIILYGLKLNIDVVLNDGLGLLLRDAGVILFAILLTVWLAKVFKANETISMLLGVGTGVCGAAAIAAVAPIIKAKDEDTAIGVGIIALMGTVFAIGYTIIRPILPMTPIEYGTWAGSSLHEVAHVALAAAPGGENALAIALLAKLGRVFLLVPLCFILIYFMKRKNKSTEQPDTKIEFPWFLVGFIILSILGSYVLGQSIPVSDGVMNIVFGITNWLLTAAMVGLGLNVSFRDLRTKALKPLVAMLITSVCLSVIVYFIV
- a CDS encoding histidine phosphatase family protein — its product is MTKLGFIRHGITQWNIEGRAQGNSDIPLAEQGLQEARLLAERPEIAGWDVVYSSDLLRAKQTAEIIVAKTGVPLYLDARLRERSGGLIEGTTEEERMEKWGPRWRELDMKFESNESIISRGMSFIDEINGKHDSQKVLIVSHGAFIKRLLNELIPGGNMVESLYNTSFTTLVKCESGWDCDLYNCTKHLSVKA
- a CDS encoding cation diffusion facilitator family transporter is translated as MKELFKLLKKGSKSALWASIINTVVAIIKGIAYFITGNVAMFAEFMHSIGDAANQLFVFTGSALSQKAPTDRFPEGFSRLVNLVCLGAVIVVGILAYETIKKGVHHIIDPPDAGSWLWLNISVLGIAVVLESFVWYKAMKEIVEDLEGDDIKGFKIVSESFKNIGNAKPATKLVFLEDAVATSGALIAIAGILIGTYTPFHSAEGYASVIIGIMLFYVVGRIFLDNAAGILGVSDEDMESKIGEYVFESDHVKDIRDLKVIRQGQEMYVELKIELDPEMTITEADKIRDRIEKKILNEKGVSDVIIEFDKDDQEQNWDNSGEET
- a CDS encoding LysR family transcriptional regulator, which gives rise to MDQHLSVFIAVAEKKNFSRAAEELHMTQPAVSQYIRMFEETIGTRLLERSNKYVRLNKAGEIVYHHAKEILGLYTNMQTLVDDLTNKANGPLSIGASYTFGEYLLPQIIAGLCEMYPDIKPEVTIGNTSLIAEQVSSHQLDIGIVEGHFKEQQLRKEVFLADQMYAVASSSHPFSQKNVVVKPKMLEEEIWIVRESGSGTREATEVMFQDIGISPAKKMNFSSTQPIKGAVEAGLGITLLSQWAIQKEVRNGDLTILNVDGLPFNRQFAFITKSPFQTKALEVFIDILRNGIMTSTINEE
- a CDS encoding VOC family protein; this encodes MKKIVPHLRIKNCKEEIAFYQQVFGGEIKNTQLADGIEMFKGHEGKYIHAELHMNKNCIVYMADVFGEETVQGTDMLLGPDLDTEEEIMNIYNKLAEEGEVKMELQDTFWGAKHAIVKDRNGISWELNYTKPSS
- a CDS encoding NUDIX hydrolase, which gives rise to MAPPKHIVSAATIILNDHNELLLIKGPRRGWEMPGGQVEEGESLKEAAIRETKEECGVDIEIIKFCGVYQNVTKSICNTLFLGKPVDGEPIPTEEALEAGYFPLEEALKMVTWKNFRQRIEQCLDEASQPFFVEF